In Montipora capricornis isolate CH-2021 chromosome 4, ASM3666992v2, whole genome shotgun sequence, a single genomic region encodes these proteins:
- the LOC138044942 gene encoding tyrosine kinase receptor Cad96Ca-like, whose translation MTDGQAEKGWARPANVEEDLEMGTLNADLDKWEISRQRITLEEVIGSGSFGTVWRAVLSSGNGQPGIQFVAAKCFTPTSGEEGLKSIMREIGLGKELGDSPQKNVVQFIGCVTSHIHPILIMEYLPCGDLLGFLRKSRGIVDHYHRGEGEVANLKTYELVSFSNQIATGMVFLASRGIIHRDLAARNVLLDRNCVCKVADFGLYYHNFKYGHGNAKKGCVPVKWTAPEVLYGNIAKLSSKSDVWSFGVVLYEIFTMGGIPYPGWSEARTIAEVQRGYRMPKPPHIGSSLYHLMTICWHEDPTFRPEFLHLRNRLLEFIEKELYFALMDQSKYDGSKYADVEDIVAAVKPLSRNKWSSLKHGEFN comes from the exons ATGACGGATGGGCAGGCAGAGAAAG GTTGGGCTAg ACCAGCAAATGTTGAAGAGGATCTGGAGATGGGAACGTTAAATGCCGACTTGGATAAATGGGAGATATCACGTCAACGTATTACTCTTGAAGAGGTCATTGGCTCGGGATCATTTGGAACTGTTTGGCGAGCAGTTTTGAGTAGTGGAAATGGACAACCAGGCATACAGTTTGTTGCAGCAAAGTGCTTTACAC CCACTTCTGGAGAGGAAGGACTAAAGTCTATCATGAGAGAAATTGGGTTGGGGAAAGAGCTTGGAGATAGTCCTCAGAAGAATGTTGTGCAATTTATTGGCTGTGTAACTTCGCACA TACACCCAATTCTGATCATGGAGTACCTACCCTGTGGAGACCTTCTTGGCTTTCTGAGGAAGAGCCGTGGAATTGTCGACCATTACCATCGCGGAGAAGGAGAGGTCGCGAACCTGAAAACATATGAACTGGTTTCGTTTTCAAACCAGATTGCTACAGGGATGGTGTTCTTAGCATCCAGAGGG ATTATCCATCGTGACTTGGCCGCACGCAATGTCCTTCTCGATAGAAACTGTGTGTGCAAGGTGGCGGATTTTGGCTTATATTACCATAATTTTAAATATGGACATGGCAATGCCAAAAAG GGCTGCGTGCCAGTGAAGTGGACAGCACCCGAGGTTCTCTATGGGAATATTGCAAAACTTTCCAGCAAAAGTGATGT GTGGTCCTTTGGAGTCGTTCTTTATGAGATATTTACTATGG GAGGCATTCCATACCCGGGCTGGTCAGAAGCCAGGACAATAGCAGAAGTGCAGAGGGGTTATCGCATGCCAAAGCCCCCACACATCGGCAGCAGTCT ATACCATTTGATGACAATTTGCTGGCACGAAGACCCTACTTTTCGCCCAGAATTTCTTCATCTTCGCAACAGATTGCTCGAATTCATCGAAAAGGAG TTATACTTTGCGCTGATGGACCAGTCGAAGTACGATGGATCGAAATACGCAGACGTTGAAGACATTGTTGCAGCTGTGAAGCCCCTCTCAAGAAACAAATGGTCAAGTCTGAAGCATGGGGAATTCAACTAG